One genomic segment of Acanthochromis polyacanthus isolate Apoly-LR-REF ecotype Palm Island chromosome 9, KAUST_Apoly_ChrSc, whole genome shotgun sequence includes these proteins:
- the LOC127535391 gene encoding uncharacterized protein LOC127535391, with translation MLLPDAAHQLGVQGIPEDLSLRTIRQDVQSIQGASVSFTIAAPSNPKTKFRITGAFTTARIGLASHAYPMEQLRRHYKHLIGLPIPTLTNVKPLLLIGSDHPHLITPIEPVRLGPPGGPAAVHTRLGWTLQGPASAVGHISQPSQCLLTTVAPQVSELMKHVEKLWLVDTVPFRSEKLVTRSKQDTYAIRTLETKTVRVEVDGVHRYATPLLRRQGMPLLQATPMAVMPSLRSVERRLARDPAQAEAYRSEMEKLIEAGSVIKCGPEITAKGNDEAWYIPHHIVSHNGKPRIVFNCSFQHQGHNLNDYLLPGPNLGATLLGVLLRFREHAVAISADIKGMFHQVRLLPEDCALLRFVWRDVSKEEFPAVYEWQVLPFGTTCSPCCATFALQRHVTENSQPNEDVRISIEKCFYVDNWLQSVPTSAMARHLVDKLRALLASAGFELRQWASSEPEVISHLPEESRSASVELWMAHNKTDVPESTLGLSWHFHTDVLGYKHRHVDYGVPTMRNIYKVLASQYDPLGFILPYTTRAKVLVRHLWDAQRGWDDPSLPQDLLDQWRMWEEELQVLSQVTLPRPYLPKEVDISGLRREVHIFCDASEEAYGSVAYLRSTDRHGVVHLSFLMARSRVSPKRLHSMPRLELCAALTGAQLAQVLEKELTITIDQIILWSDSTMVLTWLKSESCRFKVFVGSRVSEIRELTDRHTWRYVDSMRNPADDVTRGKGLKELAEPNRWSQGPPFLRLSLDQWPQTATTEQPTDTSEMCKSTFCGVAAGVPTQPPTDLSQYNSWKELLAATVQELHGAANRSDHPTAEDYRQAERLVLHRSQMDSFQQEYNLLKAGKSVPRSSRLLTLSPELDGSGDLIRVGGRLRRATDLEVAVLHPIILDPGHSVTRLLIQDFDSQLCHPGPERVFAELRRSYWILRGREAVRRYQTSCADCKRWRARPKVPKMADLPEARLRLFKPAFYSTGMDCFGPFEVKVGRRSEKRWGIIFKCLTTRAVHLDLLTSIDSDAFLMALRRFIARRGTPAELFSDQGTNFIGGERELRETFRGMSPDLQQLLAKHKIAFHFNPPAAPHFGGVWEREIRSAKRALYATVGSQPVPEEVLSTVLTEVEGILNSKPLGYVSSDASDPDPVTPNILLMGRPDGSLPQVVYPESELLSRRRWKHSQVLADHFWARFIRLYVPSLQARQKWHDTAADIKKDSVVMITDPHLPRGLWPIGKVDNVHRSADGHIRSADVEVKSRLYTRPVARLVVLPALPSGEDEDNSTPVSATQP, from the coding sequence ATGCTCCTGCCAGATGCTGCACACCAGCTGGGTGTGCAAGGGATCCCCGAAGACTTATCTCTGCGCACAATTAGACAGGACGTGCAGTCAATTCAGGGAGCCTCGGTGTCATTCACTATAGCTGCACCTTCCAACCCAAAGACCAAGTTCAGGATCACTGGTGCATTTACCACTGCCCGCATTGGACTAGCAAGCCATGCATACCCCATGGAACAGCTCCGAAGGCATTACAAACACCTCATCGGCCTTCCCATACCGACCCTGACTAATGTGAAGCCCCTGCTTCTCATCGGGAGTGATCACCCCCACCTCATCACCCCCATAGAACCTGTCAGGTTAGGACCCCCAGGAGGACCAGCTGCGGTACACACCAGATTAGGCTGGACTCTGCAGGGACCAGCAAGTGCAGTCGGCCATATCTCCCAACCATCGCAGTGCCTATTGACCACAGTAGCACCTCAAGTGAGTGAGCTCATGAAGCATGTGGAGAAACTGTGGTTAGTTGATACAGTTCCATTCCGCAGTGAGAAGCTAGTTACCCGCTCAAAGCAGGATACATACGCTATCAGGACTCTTGAGACCAAAACTGTCAGGGTAGAGGTTGACGGTGTTCACCGTTACGCCACCCCTCTGCTCCGTCGTCAGGGAATGCCACTCCTTCAGGCTACACCAATGGCTGTCATGCCCAGCTTACGTAGTGTAGAAAGGCGACTGGCTAGAGACCCTGCACAAGCTGAAGCCTACAGATCGGAGATGGAGAAACTGATCGAGGCAGGTTCTGTAATCAAGTGTGGTCCAGAAATAACGGCTAAAGGAAATGATGAGGCATGGTACATCCCTCATCATATCGTGAGTCATAATGGCAAGCCGAGGATAGTATTCAACTGTTCCTTTCAGCATCAGGGCCACAACCTGAACGATTACCTACTGCCTGGGCCAAATTTGGGAGCCACACTTCTGGGAGTTCTGCTGCGTTTCAGGGAGCATGCTGTCGCAATCAGTGCAGACATCAAAGGCATGTTCCATCAAGTTCGTCTTCTCCCAGAGGACTGTGCACTGCTCAGATTTGTTTGGCGTGATGTCAGCAAAGAAGAGTTCCCTGCAGTGTATGAGTGGCAGGTGCTGCCATTTGGAACAACATGTAGCCCCTGTTGTGCTACCTTCGCTCTGCAGCGGCACGTTACTGAAAACAGTCAGCCAAATGAAGATGTGAGGATCTCAATCGAGAAATGCTTCTACGTTGACAATTGGCTCCAGAGTGTTCCCACCAGTGCTATGGCAAGACACCTTGTTGACAAATTAAGAGCCCTGTTAGCATCTGCAGGATTTGAACTACGCCAGTGGGCCAGCAGTGAGCCAGAGGTCATAAGCCACCTGCCTGAAGAGAGTCGATCTGCCAGTGTGGAGTTGTGGATGGCTCACAACAAGACAGATGTCCCAGAATCCACCCTGGGACTAAGCTGGCACTTCCATACGGATGTCCTTGGCTACAAGCATCGGCATGTGGATTACGGTGTCCCAACAATGCGGAACATCTATAAAGTACTGGCGAGTCAGTACGACCCTTTGGGATTCATCTTGCCCTACACCACTCGGGCCAAGGTGCTTGTCAGGCACCTTTGGGATGCACAGCGGGGCTGGGATGACCCCTCACTTCCCCAGGATCTCCTAGACCAATGGAGGATGTGGGAGGAAGAGCTACAGGTCCTTTCACAAGTCACACTGCCACGGCCATACCTGCCAAAGGAGGTAGACATTTCTGGCCTCCGAAGAGAGGTGCATATCTTCTGTGATGCTTCTGAGGAGGCATATGGCTCGGTGGCATACCTTCGTTCCACTGACAGGCATGGTGTCGTGCACCTGTCATTCCTGATGGCTCGATCCAGAGTCTCTCCTAAGCGACTTCACTCCATGCCCAGATTAGAACTGTGTGCTGCACTTACGGGCGCACAGCTCGCCCAGGTCCTGGAGAAGGAACTCACCATCACCATTGACCAAATAATTCTGTGGTCTGATTCCACAATGGTGCTGACCTGGCTGAAGTCCGAATCCTGCCGCTTTAAAGTTTTTGTTGGCTCCCGTGTGTCAGAGATACGGGAGTTGACCGACAGACATACGTGGAGATATGTTGACTCTATGAGAAATCCCGCAGACGATGTGACGCGTGGGAAAGGGCTGAAAGAGCTTGCAGAGCCAAACAGGTGGAGTCAGGGACCACCATTTCTTCGGCTGAGTCTAGACCAGTGGCCTCAGACCGCTACTACGGAACAGCCTACAGACACATCAGAGATGTGCAAGTCCACCTTCTGTGGTGTTGCCGCTGGTGTTCCAACCCAGCCCCCCACTGACCTGAGCCAGTACAACTCCTGGAAGGAACTACTAGCAGCAACTGTGCAGGAGTTGCACGGGGCGGCTAACAGGAGCGACCACCCTACTGCTGAGGACTACCGTCAGGCAGAGAGGTTGGTCTTACATAGGTCTCAGATGGACAGTTTCCAGCAGGAGTACAACCTACTCAAGGCTGGTAAATCAGTCCCTAGAAGCAGTCGACTTCTGACCCTGTCTCCTGAGCTAGATGGAAGTGGAGACCTCATCCGAGTAGGAGGACGGCTTCGGCGTGCCACAGACCTGGAGGTCGCAGTGCTCCACCCCATCATTCTGGACCCAGGTCATTCAGTGACTAGGCTCCTAATCCAAGACTTCGACAGCCAGCTATGCCACCCTGGTCCAGAGCGTGTGTTTGCAGAGCTCCGGAGATCTTACTGGATTCTGAGGGGGCGTGAAGCTGTCCGGCGTTATCAAACCAGCTGTGCAGACTGTAAGCGTTGGAGAGCCAGACCTAAAGTACCAAAGATGGCAGACCTACCTGAGGCCCGTTTGCGCCTGTTCAAACCTGCCTTCTATTCTACAGGGATGGACTGCTTTGGGCCATTTGAGGTTAAGGTGGGAAGACGCTCGGAGAAAAGATGGGGAATCATATTCAAGTGCCTCACCACCAGAGCTGTACACCTAGACCTTCTTACCTCCATTGATTCTGATGCCTTTCTAATGGCTCTCCGCCGGTTCATCGCTCGTCGAGGAACACCTGCTGAATTGTTCTCTGACCAGGGGACAAATTTCATAGGAGGAGAGCGAGAACTCCGGGAGACCTTCCGAGGAATGTCGCCGGACCTTCAACAGCTCCTAGCCAAACATAAGATCGCCTTCCACTTCAACCCCCCAGCAGCCCCCCACTTTGGAGGGGTGTGGGAGAGAGAGATCCGCTCTGCGAAGAGAGCCCTGTACGCCACAGTGGGTTCTCAACCTGTACCAGAAGAAGTGCTCTCCACTGTACTTACTGAAGTAGAAGGGATCCTCAACAGTAAACCCCTGGGTTATGTGTCTTCAGATGCCAGCGACCCCGATCCAGTTACCCCAAACATCCTTCTGATGGGGCGGCCTGATGGTTCACTCCCTCAGGTAGTCTACCCTGAGAGTGAGCTTCTTAGTCGCCGACGCTGGAAGCACTCCCAGGTTTTGGCTGATCACTTCTGGGCTCGTTTTATTCGGCTGTATGTACCAAGTCTACAAGCTCGCCAGAAGTGGCACGATACAGCTGCTGACATCAAAAAGGACTCTGTGGTGATGATCACTGACCCACACCTCCCCCGAGGCCTTTGGCCCATTGGGAAGGTCGACAATGTTCATCGCAGCGCTGATGGACACATTAGGTCAGCTGACGTGGAGGTTAAGTCAAGACTTTATACCCGACCAGTTGCAAGGCTGGTAGTCCTTCCTGCGCTCCCCTCTGGGGAGGATGAGGACAATTCTACACCTGTATCAGCTACTCAACCGTAG